A window from Bosea sp. ANAM02 encodes these proteins:
- a CDS encoding sigma-54 dependent transcriptional regulator, translating into MRLIIAGGLKGQIIAAARIAMSHGAAVTHTESLDQTLAVLRAKGADLLMVDVAQPIAGYVAALEGERIRTPIVACGTSTDTRAAVAAIQAGAREYVPLPPDPELIAAVLEAVAADQSSLIWRDPAMERVVQLATQIARSEAPVLVTGESGTGKEVIARHLHQKSGRKDRPFVAVNCAAIPDNLLESELFGHEKGAFTGAIARRIGKFEEANGGTLLLDEISEMDVRLQAKLLRALQERMIDRVGGTQPVKVDIRIIATSNRNLADAVREGSFREDLLYRLNVVHLRLPALRERPGDILALAEHFAKKYADLNGLPARPIAADARKLLLAGAWRGNVRELENTMHRAVLLASGPEIAASAVLSPEGEALSPAPSRDPAARAAQTAEAMTRSLVGHTVADVERELILDTLDHCLGNRTHAAKILGISIRTLRNKLSEYTSAGITVAEPGQTRISAA; encoded by the coding sequence ATGCGCCTCATCATCGCCGGCGGTCTCAAGGGACAGATCATCGCAGCCGCCAGGATCGCCATGTCGCATGGCGCGGCCGTGACCCATACCGAAAGCCTCGACCAGACGCTCGCGGTGCTGCGCGCCAAGGGCGCCGACCTCCTGATGGTCGATGTCGCCCAGCCGATTGCGGGTTATGTCGCGGCGCTGGAGGGGGAGCGCATCCGCACGCCGATCGTCGCCTGCGGCACCTCGACCGACACGCGCGCCGCTGTCGCCGCGATCCAGGCCGGTGCCCGCGAATACGTGCCGCTGCCGCCCGACCCGGAACTGATCGCCGCCGTGCTGGAGGCGGTTGCCGCCGACCAGTCCAGCCTGATCTGGCGCGATCCGGCGATGGAGCGTGTCGTGCAGCTCGCCACGCAGATCGCGCGTTCGGAGGCGCCCGTGCTGGTCACCGGCGAGAGCGGCACCGGCAAGGAGGTGATCGCGCGCCATCTGCACCAGAAATCCGGCCGCAAGGACCGCCCCTTCGTCGCGGTGAACTGCGCGGCGATCCCCGACAACCTGCTCGAATCCGAGTTGTTCGGCCATGAGAAGGGCGCCTTCACGGGCGCCATCGCGCGGCGGATCGGCAAGTTCGAGGAGGCCAATGGCGGCACGCTCCTGCTCGACGAAATCTCGGAGATGGATGTCCGCCTGCAGGCGAAACTGCTGCGCGCCCTGCAGGAGCGCATGATCGACCGCGTCGGCGGCACCCAGCCGGTCAAGGTCGATATCCGGATCATCGCGACCTCGAACCGCAACCTCGCGGACGCCGTGCGCGAGGGCTCCTTCCGCGAGGATCTGCTCTACCGGCTCAATGTCGTGCATCTGCGCCTCCCGGCGCTGCGTGAGCGTCCGGGCGACATCCTGGCGCTGGCCGAGCATTTCGCGAAGAAATACGCGGATTTGAACGGCCTGCCGGCCCGGCCGATCGCGGCCGACGCGCGCAAGCTGCTGCTCGCCGGCGCCTGGCGCGGAAACGTCCGCGAATTGGAGAACACGATGCATCGGGCGGTGCTGCTGGCGAGCGGACCGGAGATCGCGGCCTCGGCCGTGCTCAGCCCGGAGGGCGAGGCGCTGTCACCGGCGCCCTCGCGAGATCCGGCGGCGCGCGCGGCGCAGACGGCGGAGGCGATGACGCGCTCGCTGGTCGGGCACACCGTTGCCGATGTCGAGCGCGAGCTGATCCTCGACACGCTCGATCATTGCCTCGGCAACCG